From the Micromonospora echinofusca genome, the window ATCATGAAGTTATTGTCGCGACACGCCGATGTCGAGGGCAACAACTTCATGATCAACCCGGGAGGTGGGTCCGGAGGTGGGTGGGGTGGGTGGGCTGGGTGGGGTGGGCTGGGTGGGTGGTGGAGGCGGGTGGGTCAGGCGGAGGCGCGTTCGATCAGTTGGGTGTCGAGGAGGATGTGGGGGGACGGAAGCTCGTCGCCGCGGATGCGGGAGACCAGCAGGCGGGCCATCTGCCGGCCCATCTCCTCCACCGGCTGGAAGACCGTGGTCAGCGGCGGCTCGGCCTGCCGGGCGATCGGGGCGTCGTCGAAGCCGACCACCGCCACGTCCTCCGGCACCCGCCGACCCGCCTCGCGCAGCGCGCGCAGTGCCCCGAACGCCATCAGGTCGGAGGCGACGAAGACGGCGTCGAGGTCGGGGCAGGCCTCCAGCAGCCGACGCATCCCGGCCGCCCCGCTGCCCTCGCTGAAGTCGCCGTACGCGATCAGGGCGGGGTCGACCCCGCGCCCGGCGGCCTTGACCGCCTCCTTGTAGCCGGTCAGTCGGCCCAGGCCGGCGCCCATGTCCTGCGGGCCGGCGATGGTCGCGATGCGCCGCCGCCCCCGGCCGGCCAGGTGTTCCACCGCGCGCCGGGCGCCGCCGACGTTGTCCACGTCGACGTAGTACGCCGGCTGGGCACCCGGTTGCAGCATCCGGGCCGGACGGCCGCCGAGCACGGTGGGCAGGCCGCGCTCCTCCAGCAGGGTGGGCAGCGGGTCGGAGTCGTGCAGCGACAGCAGCAGGACGCCGTCGACGTGCTGGTTGGTCAGGTGGTGCTCGACCCGCTCCCGCTCGATCGGCGACTGCACCATGGCCAGCCAGAGCTGCAACGGGGTCTCCAGCAGCCCCGAGCTGACGCCCCGGACGATGCCGGCGAAGAACGGCTCGGTGAAGACCCGGTCGCCGGATTCGGAGACCACCAGGGCGATCGAGTCGGTGCGCTGGGTGACCAGGGCGCGGGCGGCCCGGTTCGGCACGTACCCCAGCTCGGCGATGGCCTGCTGCACCGCGGCGCGCGCCTCGGGGCTCACCTGCGGCGAGCCGTTGACCACCCGGGAGACCGTCCCGCGACCGACGCCGGCGCGGGCGGCGACGGCGTCGAGGGTCGGGCGCCCGAGCGACCGGGTGCGCTGCGTTGTCATTGTCTGCTCCTCCGACGGCGGACCGGCCCCGGCGCCACCCCCTGCGGGGTGGCGCCGGGGCCGCCCGTTGATGACTGGCCCTGGCCTATTGTGCGGCCAGACCGTTGCGTCGGATCACCTCGGCGTACCACCTGGCGCTGGACTTGGGGATGCGCACCTGGGTGTCGTAGTCGACGTGGACCATGCCGAACCGCTTCGTGTAGCCCCAGGCCCACTCGAAATTATCCATCAACGACCAGGCGAAGTATCCGCGCAGGGGCACCCCGGCCTCGATCGCCTCGTGCGCGGCGCGCAGGTGGGCGTCGAAGTACGCCAGCCGGTCGACGTCGTCGACCCGCCCGTCGACCACCTCGTCGACGAAGGCGGAGCCGTTCTCGGTGACGTAGAGCGGCAGGTCGGTGTACTCCTCGTGCACCCGGCGCAGCGTCTCCACCAGGCCGGGGGCGTCGATCTCCCAGTTCATGTCGGTGACCGGCACGCCCCGGGTGACGAACCGGACGTCCTCGCTGCCCGGCCAGCACGACGGCGCCCGCCAGTACGGCTCCGGCTCGGCGTCGGGCACCGGCGCGGCGACGACGTGGCGGCTGTAGTAGTTGACGCCGACCACGTCCAGCGGGGTGGAGATGGTCGCCAGGTCGCCGTCGCGCACGTGCCCGAAGTCGGTGACCCCGGCGAGGTCGGCCATCAGGTCGGCCGGGTAGGACCCGCGCAGCAGCGGGTCCAGGAAGAAGCGGTTGGCCAGCCCGTCGATGCGCCGCGCGGCGTCGACGTCGGCGGGCGCGTCGCTGGCCGGGGTGACCGGGTAGAGGTTGACCGTCACCCCCACCTCGGCGCTCGGCCGGGCCGCGCGCAGCGCCTGCACCGCGAGGCCGTGCCCGAGCATCAGGTGGTGCCCGGCGCGCACCGCGTCGGCGCCGTCCGAGCGGCCCGGTGCGTGCACGCCCGAGCCGTAGCCGAGGAACGCCGAGCACCACGGCTCGTTGAGCGTGGTCCAGTAGCGCACCCGGTCGCCGAGCGCGTCGGCGACCAGCGTGGCGTAGTCGGCGAAGCGCGCGGCGGTGTCCCGGGCCGGCCAGCCGCCGGCGTCCTCCAGCGGCTGCGGCAGGTCCCAGTGGTAGAGGGTGAGCCACGGCTCGATCCCGTGCCCCAGCAGCTCGTCGACGAGCCGCCGGTAGAAGTCGAGCCCCTCGGCGTTGGCCGGGCCGGTGCCGCCGGGCTGGACCCGGGGCCAGGAGACCGAGAACCGGTACGACTTCAGCCCCAGCTCGGCCATCAGCGCGACGTCGGCGCCCATGCGGTGGTAGTGGTCGCAGGCCACGTCGCCGGTGTGCCCCTCGACCACCCGGCCGGGGGTGTGGCTGAAGGTGTCCCAGATCGACGGGGTCCGGCCGCCCTCGGCCGCCGCGCCCTCGATCTGGTACGCGGCGGTGGCCGCGCCCCAGAGGAAGCCGGGCGGGAAGGTCAGCGGCGGACGGTCGTCGACGACGCCGACGGCGGGCGGGCTGGCGGGGTTGCTCACGACTTGACGGCACCTTCCATGATCCCGCCTACGATCTGGCGGCCGAACACGATGAACACGATCACCAACGGTAGAGTGCCGACCGCCGTGGCGGCGAACACCTGCGAGTAGTCGGTGTAGTAGGCGTACGACAGGAAGGCCAGCGAGACCTGGAGGGTCGGGTTCTCGGAGGTGAGCACCGCGTACGGCCACAGGAACGAGTTCCAGGTCTCCATGAACGTGAGCAGGCCGAGCACGGCGGCGGCCGGGCGCAGCGCGGGCAGCACGATGTTCCAGTAGATCCGGAACGTGCTCGCCCCGTCCACCCGGCCCGCCTCGATCAGCTCGTCGGAGATGGCCTGGGTGGCGTACTGCCGCATCATGAACACGCCGAACGCGCTGACCAGGAACGGCACCGTCACCGCGTAGAGGGTGTCGAACCAGTTCAGGTCCTGGATCATGCCCCACAGCGGGATGAGCCCGAGCTGCGTCGGGATCATCATGGTGACGATGATCGTCAGCAGCAGGGCGTTGCGGCCCCGGAAACGCAGCTTCGCGAAGGCGAAGCCGGCCAGCGAGCCGGTGATCACCACGGAGACGGTCACGATGCCGGAGACGATCACCGAGTTGAGCAGGCCGGTGAGGAAGTTCGCCGCCTCGTTGTCGAGCACGCGGCCGAAGTTGTCGCCGAACGACCCGGCGGGCGCGACCGGCGGCGGGACGTCGTTGATCGAGTCCAGGCTGCGGGTGGCGATGACCACCATGTAGTAGAACGGGTAGATCGAGAAGAGCGTCGCCAGGACGAGCGCGACGTAGGTCAGCGGGCTGGTGCGCCACAGGCGCCGGGATGCCGAGTTCATCTGGGCGTTCCTCACTTCACCGTGCGGCGGACGAGCAGGAAGTTGATCCCCGAGACGAGGGCGATCATCAGGAACATCGCCCAGGCGACCGCCGCGCCGTAGCCGGCCGTGTTGAGGTTCTCGATGCCCAGCTCGTACATGTACATGGCCAGGGTCTGGAACTCGCGCTGGTCGCCACCGATGATGTTGCCGTTGGCGAAGACGAGCGGCTCGGTGAAGAGCTGGAGCCCGCCGATGGTGGAGAGGATCACCACGAAGACGAAGGTCGGCGTGAGCATCGGCAGGGTGATCCGCCAGAACTGCTTCCACTGGCTGGCCCCGTCGAGCGCCGCCGCCTCGTACAGGTCGCGCGGGATGGCCTGCATGCCCGCGAGCAGGATCAGGGTGTTGTAGCCGGTCCACCGCCAGTTGACCATCGAGGCGATGGCGGTCCAGGAGCTCCAGCGCTCGGCGTCCCAGTCGATCGCGTCGATCCCGACGAAGCTCAACAGCCAGTTGATCACGCCGAAGTCGCGCTGGAAGAGCATGCCGAAGACGATCGCCACGGCGGCCACCGAAACCACGTTCGGCATGAAGATCGCCATCCGGAAGAACGTGCGCGCGCGCAGGAAGGTGCGGTTGAGCAGGTTCGCCAGGAACAGGGCGAGCAGCAGCTGAGGGATGGTCGACAGCAGGAAGATGCCGAACGTGTTGAGCGTGGCGTTCCAGAAGTACTCGTCCTTGACCAGGGCGACGTAGTTGTCGAACCCGATGAAGCTGTGGTCGCCGATCAGGTTCCAGTCGTGCAGGGACATCCAGGCGGTCCGCAGCATCGGGTAGAGCCCGAAGATGCCGAAGACCACGAAGAACGGCGCGATGTAGAGGTACGGCGAGTACTTCAGGTCCAGCCGGGTCAGCGAGTGCGACCGGCGCCGCGCGGGCGGGCGGGGTGGCGGTGCGGCGGGTGACGGCGGCGCCGTCGTGGCCGAGAGGCTCATGCGGGGTCCTTTCCCGGCGTCGGCACGGGCGCGCGCCGACGCTCAGGCGCTCTTACGCGAAAACGGGACGGCGCCGATGGCGTCCGGGGACGGAACGGGGACGGCGCCGGTGGCGCCCGGGTGTGTGAGGACCCGGACGCCACCTGGCGACGAGATGGGTCAGAAGGCGCCCTGCGTCTTGGCGTCCTTGGCGAACTGCTCCCAGGCCTTGTCCTTCGTGGCCTGTCCCTGTTCGTACGAGCGCAGCGCCGGCTCGAACGCGTTCTCCTTCACCGCCTGGTGCTTCGGGCCGAGGTGCAGCGGCTGGATCTTGGCGACGCTCTCACCGAAGATCTTGCCGGTCGGCGCGTTGTTGAAGTACTCGTTGGTGTAGGCGAGGAACTCCGGGTTCTTCAGCGCCTCCAGGTTGGTCGGCAGCGGGCCCTTGAGCTTGAACGCCGCCACCTGGCTCTGCGCGTTGGTCAGGTACTCGGCGAGCTTCGCCGCCTCCTTGGGGTACTTGCTCTGGGTCGGGACGCCCAGCCAGGAGCCACCCCAGTTGCCGGCGCCGCCGGGCACCGGGGCGACGTCCCACTTGCCCTTGTTCTCGGGGCCGGAGTTGTCCGCGACGATGCCGAGCATCCAGGACGGGCAGAAGGTCGCCGCGAAGGTGCCCTGCTTGAAGCCGGCCGACCACTCCGGCGACCACGTGGCCGTCTCGGCGGTGATGTTGGCGTCGGCCATCGCGACCGCGGTGTCCCAGGAGGTCTTCACCGCCGCGCTCTTGTCGGCGACGATGTTGTCGTCCTTGTCGTAGAACAGGTCGCCGCCCTGCTGGAACATCACCGCGCTGGCGGCGGTGGTGACCGAGTCGACCAGGCCCTTGCCGGTGGCGGCGCGGTACTTCTTGCCGGTCTCGATGAAGGCGTTCCAGTCCGGCCAGAGGGCGGCGACCTGGTCCCGCTCGACCGGCAGCTTGGCGGCCTGGAAGAGGTCGCGGCGGTAGCAGACGGCAAGGCTGCC encodes:
- a CDS encoding LacI family DNA-binding transcriptional regulator; amino-acid sequence: MTTQRTRSLGRPTLDAVAARAGVGRGTVSRVVNGSPQVSPEARAAVQQAIAELGYVPNRAARALVTQRTDSIALVVSESGDRVFTEPFFAGIVRGVSSGLLETPLQLWLAMVQSPIERERVEHHLTNQHVDGVLLLSLHDSDPLPTLLEERGLPTVLGGRPARMLQPGAQPAYYVDVDNVGGARRAVEHLAGRGRRRIATIAGPQDMGAGLGRLTGYKEAVKAAGRGVDPALIAYGDFSEGSGAAGMRRLLEACPDLDAVFVASDLMAFGALRALREAGRRVPEDVAVVGFDDAPIARQAEPPLTTVFQPVEEMGRQMARLLVSRIRGDELPSPHILLDTQLIERASA
- a CDS encoding GH1 family beta-glucosidase; amino-acid sequence: MSNPASPPAVGVVDDRPPLTFPPGFLWGAATAAYQIEGAAAEGGRTPSIWDTFSHTPGRVVEGHTGDVACDHYHRMGADVALMAELGLKSYRFSVSWPRVQPGGTGPANAEGLDFYRRLVDELLGHGIEPWLTLYHWDLPQPLEDAGGWPARDTAARFADYATLVADALGDRVRYWTTLNEPWCSAFLGYGSGVHAPGRSDGADAVRAGHHLMLGHGLAVQALRAARPSAEVGVTVNLYPVTPASDAPADVDAARRIDGLANRFFLDPLLRGSYPADLMADLAGVTDFGHVRDGDLATISTPLDVVGVNYYSRHVVAAPVPDAEPEPYWRAPSCWPGSEDVRFVTRGVPVTDMNWEIDAPGLVETLRRVHEEYTDLPLYVTENGSAFVDEVVDGRVDDVDRLAYFDAHLRAAHEAIEAGVPLRGYFAWSLMDNFEWAWGYTKRFGMVHVDYDTQVRIPKSSARWYAEVIRRNGLAAQ
- a CDS encoding carbohydrate ABC transporter permease produces the protein MNSASRRLWRTSPLTYVALVLATLFSIYPFYYMVVIATRSLDSINDVPPPVAPAGSFGDNFGRVLDNEAANFLTGLLNSVIVSGIVTVSVVITGSLAGFAFAKLRFRGRNALLLTIIVTMMIPTQLGLIPLWGMIQDLNWFDTLYAVTVPFLVSAFGVFMMRQYATQAISDELIEAGRVDGASTFRIYWNIVLPALRPAAAVLGLLTFMETWNSFLWPYAVLTSENPTLQVSLAFLSYAYYTDYSQVFAATAVGTLPLVIVFIVFGRQIVGGIMEGAVKS
- a CDS encoding carbohydrate ABC transporter permease: MSLSATTAPPSPAAPPPRPPARRRSHSLTRLDLKYSPYLYIAPFFVVFGIFGLYPMLRTAWMSLHDWNLIGDHSFIGFDNYVALVKDEYFWNATLNTFGIFLLSTIPQLLLALFLANLLNRTFLRARTFFRMAIFMPNVVSVAAVAIVFGMLFQRDFGVINWLLSFVGIDAIDWDAERWSSWTAIASMVNWRWTGYNTLILLAGMQAIPRDLYEAAALDGASQWKQFWRITLPMLTPTFVFVVILSTIGGLQLFTEPLVFANGNIIGGDQREFQTLAMYMYELGIENLNTAGYGAAVAWAMFLMIALVSGINFLLVRRTVK
- a CDS encoding ABC transporter substrate-binding protein, yielding MSLTTRRTRMAAAALAAITAIGGLAACGKDDDAPAAGEKPAKLVVDTFGEFGYDEIIKQYEKDTGIKVELRKTAQLNEYRPKIVRALATGKGAADVVALEEGILNEFKANPANWADLAPLVADHSKDYLPWKWELGKAPDGRLIGLPTDVGSLAVCYRRDLFQAAKLPVERDQVAALWPDWNAFIETGKKYRAATGKGLVDSVTTAASAVMFQQGGDLFYDKDDNIVADKSAAVKTSWDTAVAMADANITAETATWSPEWSAGFKQGTFAATFCPSWMLGIVADNSGPENKGKWDVAPVPGGAGNWGGSWLGVPTQSKYPKEAAKLAEYLTNAQSQVAAFKLKGPLPTNLEALKNPEFLAYTNEYFNNAPTGKIFGESVAKIQPLHLGPKHQAVKENAFEPALRSYEQGQATKDKAWEQFAKDAKTQGAF